A window of Amphiprion ocellaris isolate individual 3 ecotype Okinawa chromosome 12, ASM2253959v1, whole genome shotgun sequence contains these coding sequences:
- the dynlt1b gene encoding dynein light chain Tctex-type 1 isoform X2, with amino-acid sequence MDSYQIDEDPMLTTFVVDEVRKIINEAVESVIGGNVYQHSRVKQWNSSVTEQCLSQLSKLGKPFKYIVNCIIMQKTGAGLQTACACFWDNSTDGTCMRGLTMLATFLLQCVRFSC; translated from the exons ATGGACAGTTACCAGATAGATGAGGACCCGATGCTT ACGACGTTCGTCGTTGACGAAGTGAGGAAAATAATTAATGAG GCAGTGGAGTCCGTCATTGGAGGAAACGTGTACCAGCACAGCAGAGTGAAGCAGTGGAACTCCAGTGTCACTGAGCAATGCCTCAGTCAACTTAGCAAGCTGGGAAAGCCGTTCAAATATATTG tGAACTGTATCATCATGCAGAAAACTGGAGCAGGTCTGCAAACAGCCTGTGCGTGCTTCTGGGACAATTCTACTGATG gaACCTGCATGCGGGGTTTGACCATGCTGGctacatttttattacaatGTGTTCGTTTTTCATGTTAA
- the dynlt1b gene encoding dynein light chain Tctex-type 1 isoform X1 has product MDSYQIDEDPMLTTFVVDEVRKIINEAVESVIGGNVYQHSRVKQWNSSVTEQCLSQLSKLGKPFKYIVNCIIMQKTGAGLQTACACFWDNSTDGNCAVKWENESMYCIVTVFGMAI; this is encoded by the exons ATGGACAGTTACCAGATAGATGAGGACCCGATGCTT ACGACGTTCGTCGTTGACGAAGTGAGGAAAATAATTAATGAG GCAGTGGAGTCCGTCATTGGAGGAAACGTGTACCAGCACAGCAGAGTGAAGCAGTGGAACTCCAGTGTCACTGAGCAATGCCTCAGTCAACTTAGCAAGCTGGGAAAGCCGTTCAAATATATTG tGAACTGTATCATCATGCAGAAAACTGGAGCAGGTCTGCAAACAGCCTGTGCGTGCTTCTGGGACAATTCTACTGATG GAAACTGTGCGGTGAAATGGGAGAACGAGTCCATGTACTGTATCGTCACTGTTTTTGGAATGGCCATCTGA